From a region of the Lentilactobacillus curieae genome:
- a CDS encoding DsbA family protein, translating into MILEIYLFVDPLNEHCYEAEKAVDQVSQKLNKQISVHFIPLLNIAVLNDNDNELKQRFGRTVPYDIILNYKAASFQGQRFGRRFLMNLQRRLLTENENYCSSLIHEIAEESGLDLEMFNEDCQSELAVQTYHSDQRTAAEMNVDEPASAVLFNTEVDDSGILIRNFDYYSLLSFCQNSIDSSDHFKELATEEEPEQKIVQYPDLHSL; encoded by the coding sequence ATGATTTTAGAGATTTATTTGTTTGTTGATCCGCTTAACGAACATTGTTACGAAGCAGAAAAAGCGGTTGACCAAGTATCTCAAAAATTAAACAAACAGATTTCAGTTCACTTCATTCCACTCCTCAACATTGCCGTATTAAATGATAACGACAACGAATTGAAGCAGCGGTTTGGGCGCACAGTCCCTTACGATATAATTTTGAACTACAAAGCAGCATCATTCCAAGGACAAAGGTTCGGTCGGAGATTTTTGATGAACCTCCAGAGACGCTTACTAACTGAAAATGAAAACTACTGCAGTTCACTAATCCACGAAATTGCTGAAGAATCTGGATTGGATCTTGAAATGTTCAACGAAGACTGCCAATCGGAGTTAGCAGTCCAAACTTACCATTCCGATCAGCGGACAGCTGCTGAGATGAATGTTGACGAACCAGCTAGTGCTGTTTTGTTCAACACTGAAGTCGATGATAGTGGTATTCTGATTCGCAACTTTGACTATTACTCACTACTTAGTTTCTGTCAGAATAGCATTGATTCATCTGATCACTTCAAAGAATTGGCGACTGAGGAAGAACCAGAACAAAAGATTGTTCAGTACCCGGATCTCCACAGCCTGTAA
- a CDS encoding GTP pyrophosphokinase, giving the protein MVDNWEDFLIPYKQAVDELKVKLRGIRGEYLKTDGRSPIEFVTGRVKPVDSIKEKMVRRHIDEDRLEEDMEDIAGLRIMCQFVEDIYQVVDLLRKRTDITILEERDYVHNKKPSGYRSYHIIFEYPVQMLSGEKKILAEIQVRTLAMNFWATVEHSLNYKYQGEFPTELKDRLQSAAEAAFRLDEEMSEIRDELQETNRVDDTHNTRKPSDENSNLQ; this is encoded by the coding sequence TTGGTTGATAATTGGGAAGATTTTTTAATTCCGTACAAGCAAGCTGTCGACGAATTAAAGGTAAAACTTCGGGGGATTCGTGGTGAGTACCTAAAAACTGATGGTAGGTCACCAATTGAGTTTGTAACTGGACGGGTCAAACCAGTAGACAGTATAAAGGAAAAAATGGTCCGCCGTCATATTGATGAGGATCGACTTGAAGAGGATATGGAAGACATCGCAGGCTTGAGAATTATGTGCCAGTTTGTTGAAGATATCTATCAAGTCGTTGACCTCTTAAGAAAGCGAACTGACATCACAATTTTAGAGGAACGGGACTATGTTCATAACAAAAAACCAAGTGGTTACCGTTCTTACCACATTATATTTGAGTATCCAGTTCAAATGCTCTCAGGGGAAAAGAAAATTTTGGCAGAAATTCAAGTTAGAACACTTGCGATGAATTTTTGGGCAACTGTTGAACATTCATTAAACTATAAGTATCAAGGGGAATTTCCTACGGAGTTGAAGGACCGCCTTCAAAGTGCCGCAGAAGCCGCATTTCGTTTGGATGAGGAAATGTCTGAGATCCGTGACGAATTGCAAGAAACTAACCGAGTAGATGATACTCACAATACGAGGAAGCCTTCAGATGAGAATAGCAATTTACAGTAA